A single Stutzerimonas stutzeri DNA region contains:
- a CDS encoding cytochrome c oxidase assembly protein has product MTHEAHLLALAGMFVLVLLTLGLWFSYLLAARRQRRRRSAWSLWRLASFSLGCALVVLALSPAMVEWGHSDFRGHTVQHLLLGMFAPIALMLGAPGTLLLRSVSVANARRLIVLAGTLPARCLIHPVTALLLNIGALYVLYFTPLYQLSFSEPLLHVLLNLHFVLAGYLFSWSIAGPDPAPHRPGLRTRLAVLFVAVAAHSIMSKLMYAYGFPRDAGHSLTEIEVASQLMYYGGDLAELLLAVVLFAVWFRSPARPRTDLPRISTVDG; this is encoded by the coding sequence GTGACCCACGAAGCGCATCTGTTGGCGCTGGCCGGCATGTTCGTGCTGGTATTGCTGACGCTGGGGCTCTGGTTCAGCTACCTGCTCGCGGCCCGCAGGCAGCGCCGGCGCCGTTCGGCCTGGAGTCTCTGGCGGCTCGCCAGTTTCAGCCTGGGCTGCGCCCTGGTGGTGCTGGCGCTGTCGCCGGCGATGGTCGAGTGGGGACATTCCGATTTCCGCGGGCATACCGTGCAACACCTGCTGCTGGGCATGTTCGCCCCGATCGCCCTGATGTTGGGCGCGCCGGGTACCTTGTTGCTGCGCAGCGTATCGGTCGCCAACGCCCGGCGGCTCATCGTGCTCGCCGGAACGCTGCCGGCGCGGTGCCTGATCCACCCGGTCACCGCTTTGCTGCTGAATATCGGCGCGCTCTACGTGCTGTATTTCACGCCCCTGTACCAGCTCAGTTTCAGCGAGCCGCTGCTGCACGTGCTGTTGAACCTGCACTTCGTCCTGGCCGGCTACCTGTTCAGCTGGTCGATCGCCGGGCCTGACCCGGCGCCGCACCGCCCTGGTTTGCGCACCCGTCTGGCCGTGCTGTTCGTCGCCGTTGCCGCCCACTCGATCATGAGCAAGCTGATGTACGCCTATGGTTTTCCGCGGGACGCGGGCCACAGCCTGACGGAGATCGAGGTCGCCTCGCAGCTGATGTACTACGGTGGCGACCTGGCTGAATTGCTGCTGGCGGTCGTCCTGTTCGCCGTCTGGTTCCGTAGCCCTGCGCGCCCGCGCACGGACCTGCCCAGGATATCGACGGTCGACGGATAG
- the uvrD gene encoding DNA helicase II, which produces MHDDLSLLLNSLNDAQRQAVAAPLGRQLVLAGAGSGKTRVLVHRIAWLHQVERASLHSILSVTFTNKAAAEMRQRIEQLMKVNPQGMWVGTFHGLAHRLLRAHWQEAKLAQNFQILDSDDQQRLVKRVIRELGLDEQRWPARQAQWWINGQKDEGLRPKHIQPSGDLFLATMLSIYQAYEEACARAGVIDFSELLLRALDLWRDNPGLLDHYQRRFRHILVDEFQDTNAVQYAWLRLLAKGGDSLMVVGDDDQSIYGWRGARVENLHQFSEDFRDAETIRLEQNYRSTACILKAANALIANNQGRLGKELWTEGCEGEPISLYAAFNEHDEARYVVESIESAIRKEGLARSEIAILYRSNAQSRVLEEALLRERIPYRIYGGQRFFERAEIKNAMAYLRLIQTRDNDAALERVINVPARGIGEKTVECLRQLARQQGTSMWAALHQAVGTKVVSGRAASALNGFVELIDTLALKVEGMQLHNMAQLVIEQSGLLAYHRDEKGEKAQARIENLEELVSAARAFDNYSEDEEDEQTPLAAFLDHASLEAGEQQAGDHEDSVQLMTLHSAKGLEFPLVFLVGMEEGLFPHKMSLEEPGRLEEERRLAYVGITRAMQQLIITYAETRRLYGTETYNKISRFVRELPPALVSEVRLSNTVSRSFNSRGMSGGSLFDGANVPETPFNLGQRVRHSLFGEGTILNFEGSGAQARVQVNFESEGSKWLMLSYAKLEPL; this is translated from the coding sequence ATGCATGACGATCTCTCCCTCCTCCTGAATTCCCTCAACGATGCACAGCGCCAGGCCGTTGCCGCGCCGCTGGGGCGTCAACTGGTCCTGGCCGGCGCCGGCTCGGGCAAGACCCGCGTGCTGGTGCACCGTATCGCCTGGCTGCATCAGGTCGAACGCGCCTCGCTGCACTCGATCCTGTCGGTCACCTTCACCAACAAGGCAGCAGCCGAGATGCGCCAGCGCATCGAGCAACTGATGAAGGTCAACCCGCAGGGGATGTGGGTCGGCACCTTCCACGGCCTGGCGCATCGCCTGCTGCGCGCGCACTGGCAGGAAGCGAAGCTGGCGCAGAACTTCCAGATTCTCGATTCCGACGACCAGCAGCGCCTGGTCAAGCGGGTCATTCGCGAGCTCGGCCTCGATGAGCAGCGCTGGCCGGCGCGCCAGGCCCAGTGGTGGATCAACGGCCAGAAGGACGAAGGGCTGCGGCCCAAGCACATCCAGCCCAGCGGCGACCTGTTCCTGGCGACGATGTTGAGCATCTACCAGGCCTACGAAGAAGCCTGTGCCCGAGCCGGTGTCATCGACTTCTCCGAACTGCTGCTGCGGGCGCTGGACCTGTGGCGCGACAATCCCGGCCTGCTCGATCACTACCAACGACGCTTCCGCCATATCCTGGTCGACGAATTCCAGGACACCAACGCCGTGCAGTACGCCTGGTTGCGCCTGCTGGCCAAGGGTGGCGACAGCCTGATGGTGGTGGGCGACGACGACCAGTCGATCTACGGCTGGCGCGGCGCGCGCGTGGAGAACCTGCACCAGTTCAGCGAAGACTTCCGCGACGCCGAAACCATTCGCCTGGAACAGAACTACCGCTCCACCGCCTGCATCCTCAAGGCGGCCAACGCGCTGATCGCCAACAACCAGGGACGCCTGGGCAAAGAACTCTGGACCGAGGGCTGCGAGGGCGAGCCGATCAGCCTGTACGCCGCCTTCAACGAGCACGACGAAGCGCGCTACGTGGTCGAAAGCATCGAGAGTGCGATCCGCAAGGAAGGCCTGGCGCGCAGCGAGATCGCCATCCTCTACCGCTCCAACGCTCAATCGCGGGTACTCGAAGAAGCGCTGCTGCGTGAGCGCATTCCCTACCGCATCTACGGCGGCCAACGCTTCTTCGAGCGCGCCGAGATCAAGAACGCCATGGCCTACCTGCGCCTGATCCAGACCCGCGACAACGACGCGGCGCTGGAACGGGTGATCAACGTGCCCGCGCGTGGCATTGGCGAAAAAACCGTCGAGTGCCTGCGCCAGTTGGCGCGCCAGCAAGGCACCTCGATGTGGGCCGCGCTGCACCAGGCGGTCGGCACCAAGGTGGTATCCGGCCGTGCGGCCAGCGCGCTGAACGGTTTCGTCGAACTGATCGACACCCTTGCCCTGAAAGTCGAAGGCATGCAGTTGCACAACATGGCGCAGCTGGTCATCGAGCAGTCCGGCCTGCTCGCCTATCACCGTGACGAAAAGGGCGAAAAAGCCCAGGCGCGGATTGAAAACCTCGAGGAACTGGTTTCCGCTGCGCGCGCCTTCGACAACTACAGCGAAGACGAAGAAGACGAGCAGACGCCGCTCGCCGCCTTTCTCGACCACGCCTCGCTGGAAGCCGGCGAACAGCAGGCCGGCGACCATGAGGACAGCGTGCAGTTGATGACCCTGCACAGCGCCAAGGGCCTCGAATTCCCGCTGGTGTTCCTGGTGGGCATGGAGGAAGGACTGTTCCCGCACAAGATGAGCCTTGAAGAACCCGGGCGTCTCGAGGAAGAACGCCGCCTGGCCTACGTCGGCATCACCCGTGCCATGCAGCAGTTGATCATCACCTATGCCGAAACCCGGCGGTTGTATGGCACCGAGACCTACAACAAGATTTCGCGCTTCGTTCGCGAACTGCCACCGGCACTGGTCAGCGAAGTGCGCCTGAGCAATACCGTCAGTCGCAGCTTCAACAGCCGAGGCATGAGCGGCGGTTCGCTGTTCGATGGCGCCAACGTGCCGGAAACGCCGTTCAACCTCGGCCAGCGCGTGCGCCACTCCCTGTTTGGCGAGGGCACCATCCTCAATTTCGAAGGTTCCGGCGCTCAAGCGCGGGTGCAAGTGAATTTCGAGAGCGAAGGAAGCAAGTGGTTGATGCTCAGTTATGCCAAACTCGAACCGCTCTGA
- a CDS encoding fimbrial protein, which produces MKRFKLLLALAALPALAAAAPTVTFEGLVATQTCQLKINGETNPIVVLPTVAVADFNGAGSKIGRTPLSFTASDCQMVTGNVVLYAEFLGHNVTAAGNLGNSAVNGASDVAIQLTIPVLTDAPIVLDGVTKVPTPAVMISMDGANENHASPYPLDAWYVTEGGSPTAGAVTAIMEYRVSYL; this is translated from the coding sequence ATGAAACGCTTCAAGCTGCTGCTTGCCCTCGCGGCATTGCCCGCCCTGGCCGCTGCCGCCCCGACCGTCACGTTCGAAGGCCTGGTCGCCACGCAAACCTGCCAATTGAAAATCAACGGTGAGACGAACCCCATCGTCGTGCTGCCCACCGTGGCTGTCGCTGATTTCAACGGTGCAGGCTCCAAGATCGGGAGGACGCCCTTGAGCTTCACCGCCAGCGATTGCCAGATGGTTACCGGGAACGTGGTGCTCTACGCGGAGTTTCTTGGCCATAACGTCACGGCAGCGGGCAACCTGGGCAACAGCGCCGTCAACGGTGCCAGCGACGTGGCGATCCAACTGACCATTCCAGTGCTGACCGATGCACCGATTGTGCTCGATGGTGTAACGAAGGTTCCGACCCCGGCGGTGATGATCAGCATGGACGGCGCTAACGAGAATCATGCGAGCCCTTATCCGCTCGATGCATGGTATGTCACCGAAGGTGGCAGCCCGACCGCAGGTGCGGTGACGGCGATCATGGAGTACCGCGTCAGCTACCTCTGA
- a CDS encoding TRAP transporter substrate-binding protein, with translation MKRRHLFGAAAALLASLTLAGCNDEKKVESTAEPKSAASEAPKTFNWKMVTAWPKNYPGLGTAAQRLAERVNAMSDGRLTIKVYAAGELVPALEVFDAVSRGTAELGHGAAYYWKGKVPTAQFFTSVPFGLSTSEMNAWLTRGEGQKFWDEAYAPYGVKPMVVGNTGMQMGGWFNKEINSLADLQGLKIRTPGLGGEVLSRLGATTVNMPGGEVFTALQTGAIDATDWVSPYNDLAFGLHKAAKYYYYPGWQEPQAVLELLINQKALDSLPDDLRAILTEAALAASRDMIDDYVYNNALALEQLKQQGAQLKRFPDDVLAAMREQSDVVLGELAAQSELNGRIWASMKAFQAQVKPMHEISEKELYNWR, from the coding sequence ATGAAACGCCGTCACTTGTTTGGTGCTGCCGCTGCCCTGCTCGCATCGCTCACGCTCGCGGGCTGCAACGATGAGAAGAAAGTCGAATCCACCGCCGAGCCGAAGTCCGCCGCCAGCGAAGCGCCGAAGACCTTCAACTGGAAGATGGTCACCGCCTGGCCGAAGAACTATCCAGGCCTGGGCACTGCCGCCCAGCGGCTGGCCGAGCGTGTCAACGCCATGAGCGATGGCCGGCTGACCATCAAGGTCTATGCCGCCGGTGAGCTGGTACCGGCCCTCGAAGTTTTCGACGCCGTCTCGCGCGGCACCGCCGAACTCGGTCACGGCGCCGCCTACTACTGGAAAGGCAAGGTCCCCACCGCGCAGTTCTTCACGTCGGTCCCGTTCGGCCTGTCGACCAGTGAAATGAACGCCTGGCTGACCCGCGGCGAAGGCCAGAAGTTCTGGGACGAAGCCTACGCCCCCTATGGCGTCAAACCCATGGTCGTGGGTAACACCGGCATGCAGATGGGCGGCTGGTTCAACAAGGAAATCAACTCCCTGGCCGACCTGCAGGGCCTGAAGATCCGCACGCCCGGCCTGGGCGGCGAAGTGCTCAGCCGGCTCGGTGCGACCACCGTCAACATGCCGGGCGGTGAAGTCTTCACTGCGCTGCAGACCGGCGCGATCGACGCCACCGACTGGGTCAGCCCTTACAACGATCTCGCCTTCGGCCTGCACAAGGCCGCCAAGTACTACTACTACCCTGGCTGGCAGGAGCCCCAGGCCGTGCTTGAACTGCTGATCAACCAGAAGGCCCTGGACAGCCTGCCGGACGACCTGCGCGCGATCCTCACCGAAGCCGCCCTTGCCGCCAGCCGCGACATGATCGACGACTACGTCTATAACAACGCCCTGGCCCTCGAGCAGCTCAAGCAGCAGGGCGCGCAACTCAAGCGATTCCCCGACGACGTGCTGGCCGCCATGCGCGAACAGTCCGACGTGGTGCTGGGCGAACTGGCCGCACAAAGCGAGCTGAACGGTCGCATCTGGGCATCGATGAAGGCATTCCAGGCCCAGGTCAAGCCGATGCACGAGATTTCCGAAAAAGAACTGTATAACTGGCGCTGA
- a CDS encoding putative bifunctional diguanylate cyclase/phosphodiesterase translates to MIDSAQSTPSVSLATENKAALDVADLILRTERTRLLYQGSRVSLLLLMLASLACVGLLWGRAPLLELTLWSGWTLLLALLRLHQAIAFDRAGESDQQRPHWRHAFLLGSAATALTLFYAIVTLIPGDDFLLQTLLYGAIGSVIIAGSVTTGVSMAAFVALALPSLLPSAIVLLSSDQALQQGWGVLSCIVLVMLSMIAWQTSRLQTASVQQRCHNQQLIARLQHMRGEAIQLNGKLAREIEQRRHAENRLREAYDGLEQRVAERTEELRESEAQLTLALEASGLGLWDWDLAHGEVHHSRMEVVFGIGKSDQARLIDPQRPKVHADDLPRVRQQIVAHLKGETELYTVRYRATQPDGSCIWIEDRGRVIERDAKGRALRMIGTRRDISEAHRQAEQQRLAATVFEAAGEGMAIMDAEFRLLAVNDACCALSGYEREELIGHSVARLANSEDSRQQYATIRECLMRDGRWQGELIETRKNGEVYPQWAQLHVVRDSQGSVSHVVAFVSDIGVRRQVEERLRYLTHFDELTGLANRSLLKARLHAACERVRNSNRGLAVLYVDLDRFKVLNQSLGHEAADQLLREISRRLSHTFSDADTIARLSGDEFVVVLEGYGSLSTLAHSGSRLLARISKPVLVDGQELVVSASIGVSLMPDNAREATTLLLQANMAMQHAKHVGGNTLQFFTERLQSSGLENLKLENQLRRALEEGQLEVFYQPRLNVVDDCLEAAEALVRWRHPQQGLIAPNDFIPLAEETGLIIPLGEFVLREACRQARQWQSDGLAAIRVSVNLSVKQLRQGNLVSLVRQVLEDTGLPPDMLELELTESLLLDDIDNAVAISRQLRALGVKLAIDDFGTGYSSLSYLKRFPVDFVKIDRSFISELGQFEEDAAIVRAIIAMVHSLELKVVAEGVETQAQMDFLKAHRCDEVQGYLISRPVPADQFAALLA, encoded by the coding sequence ATGATCGATTCTGCCCAATCAACCCCATCGGTGTCACTGGCCACGGAGAATAAGGCCGCTCTCGACGTCGCCGACCTCATTCTGCGCACCGAGCGCACACGCTTGCTCTATCAGGGCTCGCGGGTCTCGCTGCTGCTGCTGATGCTGGCCAGTCTGGCGTGCGTCGGGCTGCTCTGGGGCAGGGCGCCGCTGCTGGAACTGACGCTGTGGTCGGGGTGGACGCTGTTGCTGGCGCTGCTGCGGCTGCATCAGGCCATTGCCTTCGACCGGGCCGGCGAGAGCGACCAGCAACGTCCGCATTGGCGTCACGCCTTTCTGCTGGGCAGTGCCGCAACAGCGCTGACACTGTTCTATGCCATCGTGACACTGATTCCCGGCGACGATTTTCTGCTGCAAACGCTTCTTTATGGGGCGATCGGCTCGGTGATCATTGCCGGTAGCGTCACGACGGGCGTTTCAATGGCCGCGTTTGTGGCGCTGGCCCTTCCCAGCCTGCTGCCTTCGGCCATCGTATTGTTGAGCAGCGATCAGGCCTTGCAGCAAGGCTGGGGCGTGCTGAGCTGCATCGTCCTGGTCATGCTCAGCATGATCGCCTGGCAAACCAGCCGCCTGCAGACGGCGAGCGTGCAGCAGCGCTGTCACAACCAGCAGCTGATTGCGCGTCTTCAGCACATGCGCGGCGAGGCGATCCAGCTGAACGGCAAGCTGGCGCGCGAGATCGAGCAGCGCCGCCACGCCGAAAACCGCCTCCGTGAAGCCTACGACGGGCTCGAGCAGCGCGTGGCCGAACGCACCGAGGAACTGCGCGAAAGCGAAGCCCAACTGACCCTGGCGCTCGAAGCCAGCGGGTTGGGCCTGTGGGACTGGGACCTTGCGCATGGCGAGGTCCACCATTCGCGCATGGAGGTCGTCTTCGGTATCGGCAAAAGCGACCAGGCGCGTCTAATCGACCCGCAGCGACCGAAAGTGCACGCCGATGATCTGCCACGCGTGCGCCAGCAAATCGTCGCCCACCTGAAGGGCGAAACCGAGCTTTATACGGTGCGGTACCGCGCGACCCAGCCCGACGGCAGCTGCATCTGGATCGAGGATCGCGGACGCGTCATCGAGCGTGATGCCAAGGGGCGGGCGCTACGGATGATCGGCACGCGCCGCGATATCAGCGAAGCGCATCGGCAGGCCGAGCAACAGCGCCTGGCCGCGACCGTCTTCGAGGCCGCGGGCGAGGGTATGGCGATCATGGACGCGGAGTTCCGCCTGCTGGCCGTCAACGATGCCTGCTGTGCCTTGTCCGGCTATGAACGCGAAGAGCTCATCGGCCACAGCGTCGCCCGGCTGGCGAATTCCGAGGACAGCCGCCAGCAGTACGCAACGATCCGCGAATGCCTGATGCGTGACGGACGCTGGCAGGGCGAGCTGATCGAGACGCGCAAGAATGGCGAGGTCTACCCGCAATGGGCTCAGTTGCATGTGGTCCGCGATAGCCAAGGCAGCGTCAGCCATGTGGTGGCGTTCGTTTCGGACATCGGGGTTCGGCGACAGGTCGAGGAACGCCTGCGCTATCTGACGCATTTCGATGAACTCACCGGCCTGGCCAATCGCAGCCTGCTCAAGGCGCGCCTGCATGCGGCCTGCGAACGGGTGCGCAACAGTAACCGCGGTTTGGCGGTGCTCTACGTCGACCTCGACCGTTTCAAGGTGCTCAACCAGAGCCTGGGCCACGAGGCGGCCGACCAGCTTTTGCGTGAAATCTCCCGGCGGCTGTCGCATACCTTCTCCGATGCGGACACCATCGCGCGGCTGTCGGGCGACGAGTTCGTGGTGGTGCTCGAAGGTTATGGCAGCCTGTCGACGCTCGCGCACAGTGGTAGCCGCCTGCTGGCGCGCATCAGCAAGCCGGTGCTGGTCGATGGCCAGGAACTGGTGGTCAGTGCGTCCATCGGCGTCAGCCTGATGCCCGACAATGCGCGCGAAGCCACGACCCTGCTGTTGCAGGCGAACATGGCGATGCAGCATGCCAAACACGTCGGTGGCAACACGCTGCAGTTCTTTACCGAGCGCCTGCAGAGCTCCGGCCTGGAAAACCTGAAGCTGGAAAACCAGTTACGCCGCGCGCTCGAAGAAGGGCAGCTGGAGGTGTTCTACCAGCCGCGGCTGAACGTGGTGGACGACTGCCTGGAGGCCGCCGAGGCGCTGGTGCGCTGGCGGCATCCGCAGCAGGGGTTGATCGCGCCGAACGATTTCATCCCCTTGGCCGAAGAGACCGGGTTGATCATTCCGCTGGGCGAGTTCGTTCTTCGCGAGGCCTGCCGGCAGGCGCGTCAATGGCAGTCGGACGGGCTGGCCGCCATCCGGGTTTCGGTGAATCTCTCGGTGAAACAACTGCGCCAGGGCAATCTCGTCAGCCTGGTGCGCCAGGTCCTGGAGGACACCGGGCTGCCGCCGGACATGCTCGAGCTGGAGCTGACCGAAAGCCTGTTGCTCGACGACATCGACAACGCCGTCGCCATCAGTCGGCAGCTGCGCGCGCTGGGCGTGAAGCTGGCGATCGACGACTTCGGCACAGGCTATTCCTCGCTGAGCTACCTGAAACGCTTTCCGGTGGATTTCGTAAAGATCGACCGCTCGTTCATCTCGGAGCTGGGGCAGTTCGAGGAAGACGCGGCCATCGTTCGCGCGATTATCGCCATGGTCCACAGCCTGGAACTCAAGGTCGTCGCAGAGGGAGTCGAGACGCAGGCCCAGATGGATTTTCTCAAGGCACACCGCTGCGATGAGGTCCAGGGCTACCTGATCAGCCGACCGGTGCCGGCCGATCAGTTCGCGGCGTTGCTGGCCTGA
- a CDS encoding Tim44 domain-containing protein, protein MQRVLSIFMALCISLTFSLDVHAKRFGGGKSFGSAPSHQTRQAPQQTQAAPNQAGRQTPAAASGASRWLGPLAGLAAGGLLASMFMGDGFEGIQFMDILIFGLIAFLLFRFLAARRRQQQPAVAGHAPMQREMPTQNPIFGSSAAPLAAPVINAPAWFNEQSFVAAAREHFMSLQQHWDANEMDKIAEFVTPQLFEFLKRERAEIGEAYQSTYVDDLQIQLDGVDDQAEKTIATLTFVGVSKNSRFDQGEPFSESWRMERAQGENQPWLVAGIRQNA, encoded by the coding sequence ATGCAACGTGTGCTCAGCATTTTTATGGCGCTGTGTATCAGCCTGACGTTCAGTCTCGACGTCCATGCCAAGCGCTTCGGCGGCGGCAAGAGCTTCGGCTCGGCACCCAGCCATCAGACCCGCCAGGCGCCACAACAGACCCAGGCTGCGCCAAACCAGGCAGGCCGTCAGACCCCTGCCGCCGCCAGCGGCGCATCGCGCTGGCTCGGCCCGCTGGCAGGTCTCGCCGCCGGTGGCCTGCTTGCTTCGATGTTCATGGGTGACGGATTCGAGGGCATCCAGTTCATGGATATCCTGATCTTCGGCCTGATCGCCTTCCTGCTGTTCCGCTTCCTCGCGGCGCGCCGTCGTCAGCAGCAACCCGCTGTTGCCGGGCATGCACCCATGCAGCGCGAGATGCCGACGCAGAACCCGATTTTCGGAAGCAGCGCAGCGCCCCTCGCCGCGCCCGTGATCAACGCACCCGCCTGGTTCAACGAGCAGAGCTTCGTCGCCGCGGCACGCGAGCACTTCATGTCCCTGCAACAGCACTGGGACGCCAACGAAATGGACAAGATCGCCGAGTTCGTCACGCCGCAATTGTTCGAGTTCCTCAAGCGCGAACGTGCCGAGATCGGCGAGGCTTATCAGTCCACCTACGTCGATGATCTGCAGATCCAGCTTGACGGCGTGGACGATCAGGCCGAGAAGACCATCGCCACCCTGACCTTCGTTGGCGTGTCGAAGAACTCGCGCTTCGATCAGGGCGAGCCCTTCAGCGAAAGCTGGCGCATGGAACGTGCGCAGGGCGAAAACCAGCCATGGCTGGTCGCAGGCATCCGCCAGAACGCCTGA
- the yegQ gene encoding tRNA 5-hydroxyuridine modification protein YegQ — protein sequence MNPLRTELLSPAGTLKSMRYAFAYGADAVYAGQPRYSLRVRNNEFDHANLKRGIDEAHSQGKQFYVVVNIAPHNAKLRTFIKDLEPVVAMGPDALIMSDPGLIMLVRQHFPDMTIHLSVQANAVNWASVEFWHQQGLTRAILSRELSLEEIAEIREKVPAMELEVFVHGALCMAYSGRCLLSGYINKRDPNQGSCTNACRWEYKAHEGQEDALGNIVQQYPPIAVQQIEPTLGAGAPTDRVFLLEDSSRPGELMEAFEDEHGTYIMNSKDLRAVQHVERLVRMGVHSLKIEGRTKSHYYVARTAQVYRKAIDDAVAGRPFDRSLMDTLESLAHRGYTEGFLRRHVHDEYQNYERGFSLSERQQFVGELTGERRNGLAEVIVKNRFAVGDRLELMTPQGNLNLRLDALENGRGGSIEVAPGDGHTVYLPVPEGVELQYALLMRELEGGTTRG from the coding sequence ATGAACCCCTTGCGAACCGAACTGCTTTCGCCCGCCGGCACCCTCAAATCCATGCGCTACGCCTTTGCCTACGGCGCCGATGCCGTCTATGCGGGCCAGCCGCGTTACAGCCTGCGCGTGCGCAACAATGAATTCGACCACGCCAACCTCAAGCGGGGAATCGACGAGGCCCACAGCCAGGGCAAGCAGTTCTACGTGGTGGTCAATATCGCACCGCACAACGCCAAGTTGCGCACCTTCATCAAGGACCTGGAACCGGTGGTCGCGATGGGGCCGGACGCTCTCATCATGTCCGACCCCGGCCTGATCATGCTGGTGCGCCAGCACTTCCCGGACATGACCATTCACCTCTCGGTACAGGCGAACGCGGTGAACTGGGCCAGTGTCGAGTTCTGGCATCAGCAGGGCCTGACCCGCGCGATCCTGTCGCGCGAACTTTCGCTGGAGGAAATCGCCGAGATCCGCGAAAAAGTGCCCGCCATGGAGCTGGAAGTCTTCGTCCACGGCGCACTCTGCATGGCCTATTCCGGCCGCTGCCTGCTCTCCGGCTATATCAACAAGCGCGACCCCAACCAGGGCTCCTGCACCAATGCATGCCGCTGGGAATACAAGGCCCACGAGGGCCAGGAAGACGCGCTGGGCAATATCGTCCAGCAATACCCGCCGATTGCCGTGCAGCAGATCGAGCCGACCCTGGGTGCCGGCGCCCCGACCGACCGGGTGTTTCTGCTCGAGGACAGCAGCCGCCCCGGTGAACTGATGGAGGCGTTCGAGGACGAGCACGGCACCTACATCATGAATTCCAAGGATTTACGCGCCGTGCAGCACGTCGAGCGGCTGGTGCGCATGGGCGTTCATTCGTTGAAGATCGAAGGCCGCACCAAGTCCCACTATTACGTGGCACGCACCGCCCAGGTCTACCGCAAGGCCATCGACGATGCGGTCGCCGGTCGGCCCTTCGACCGATCGTTGATGGACACCCTGGAGTCGCTGGCCCATCGCGGCTACACCGAAGGTTTTCTGCGCCGCCATGTACATGACGAATACCAGAACTATGAACGCGGATTCTCGCTTTCCGAACGCCAGCAGTTCGTTGGCGAGCTGACCGGCGAGCGGCGCAACGGACTGGCCGAGGTCATCGTCAAGAACCGCTTCGCCGTCGGCGATCGATTGGAGCTGATGACCCCGCAGGGCAATCTCAACCTGCGCCTGGACGCGCTGGAGAACGGCCGCGGCGGGTCCATCGAGGTCGCTCCGGGCGATGGTCATACCGTCTATCTGCCGGTGCCCGAGGGCGTGGAGCTGCAATACGCCCTGTTGATGCGCGAGCTCGAAGGTGGAACCACCCGAGGCTGA
- a CDS encoding DUF2243 domain-containing protein, whose product MNVKPVDPRGSLNATLLLGVGLMAAVDEIVFHQILAWHHFFDRSTLAVALLSDGLLHAAELLMLAAGFYLFVQLSRSRRVSQRHAWAGLLAGAGGFQLFDGIINHKLLRLHQVRYVEDLWLYDLAWNGFGALLLISGVLLWRRAQVGSLQTSR is encoded by the coding sequence ATGAACGTGAAGCCCGTCGACCCGCGAGGCAGCCTGAACGCCACGCTTCTGCTGGGGGTCGGCCTGATGGCGGCGGTGGACGAGATCGTATTTCACCAGATTCTGGCCTGGCATCATTTTTTCGATCGATCGACGCTGGCCGTCGCGCTGCTTTCCGACGGGCTGCTGCATGCCGCCGAGCTGCTGATGTTGGCCGCCGGCTTCTATCTGTTCGTCCAGCTCAGCCGCAGCCGGCGCGTGTCGCAACGGCATGCATGGGCGGGGCTGCTGGCAGGCGCGGGCGGCTTCCAGCTGTTCGATGGCATCATCAACCACAAACTGCTGCGCCTGCATCAGGTGCGTTACGTCGAGGATCTCTGGCTGTACGACCTGGCCTGGAACGGCTTCGGGGCGCTGCTGCTGATATCCGGGGTCCTGCTGTGGCGGCGTGCCCAGGTCGGCAGTCTGCAGACAAGCAGGTAA
- a CDS encoding fimbrial protein, with the protein MKRLTLLLAMAALPGLSAAAPLVNFNGEVATVTCQVTVNGETNPIVLLPTVKVADFEGPGSSPYGGAQTLFTIEGSHCTVSAEAYTVRPKFLGHHVTAAGNLSNLAGSNAAGDVAVQLVGYQLNEGVATVSGIAADVAPGSDSFSITMGVRYVTEGGSPTVGKVTAVTEYVFEYL; encoded by the coding sequence ATGAAACGCCTTACACTGCTGCTCGCCATGGCCGCATTGCCCGGCCTGTCCGCCGCCGCGCCGCTGGTGAACTTCAATGGCGAAGTGGCCACGGTGACCTGCCAGGTCACCGTGAACGGCGAAACCAACCCGATCGTGTTGCTGCCCACTGTGAAGGTCGCTGACTTCGAGGGGCCGGGTTCGTCCCCTTACGGTGGAGCCCAGACGCTATTCACTATCGAAGGCAGCCATTGCACGGTCTCGGCGGAGGCATACACGGTGAGGCCCAAGTTCCTGGGCCACCATGTCACGGCCGCTGGCAACCTGAGCAATCTGGCCGGCAGCAATGCCGCCGGCGACGTAGCGGTGCAACTGGTCGGGTACCAGTTGAACGAGGGCGTCGCCACGGTTTCTGGAATAGCCGCTGACGTGGCGCCAGGATCGGACAGCTTCAGCATCACCATGGGGGTGCGGTATGTCACCGAAGGCGGCAGCCCGACGGTCGGCAAGGTGACCGCCGTCACTGAGTACGTCTTCGAGTATCTCTGA